The segment CTTTCATGGGCTTTAATTAAAGCCCTTAGTATCGGTTTACTGGTAAAAGAGTATATAGCTACATCTATAGTCTTTTTCGCATTTTCTATTTCTGAAATAATAGCTTTTGTACATCCACCCCTAGGGGAAAAGTAAGCATTAATGACAATATCTTTTCCAGACTCTATACTTTTACTCTCTTGACTGCAAGAAATTAAAAAGAAAAGACTAAACAAGACTAAAAGTTTCTTCATAGTTTCTCTCCTATGCTTACTTCTTTGTTTCTACCTTTTTTATAACAGAGTCTTGATGGTTATTTAGAAGTTTTGAACCAACAACCGAAAGAAGTAAAGAGTTAAGCATAAAAATAGCACCTAAAATTGCTGTTGT is part of the Desulfurobacteriaceae bacterium genome and harbors:
- a CDS encoding phospholipase D family protein codes for the protein MKKLLVLFSLFFLISCSQESKSIESGKDIVINAYFSPRGGCTKAIISEIENAKKTIDVAIYSFTSKPILRALIKAHE